The Sinomicrobium kalidii genome contains a region encoding:
- a CDS encoding HepT-like ribonuclease domain-containing protein: protein MDERILKWLYDIKLAIEEIEGYFENREKDFFQYRENLMLKRAIERDLEIIGEAMNRILKRDRSLENQISNAKAIIGLRNQVIHAYDNLSDENIWSVLINHLPELKREVDRLILQN from the coding sequence ATGGATGAAAGAATTCTTAAATGGCTGTACGACATAAAACTGGCTATCGAAGAAATTGAGGGCTATTTTGAAAATCGGGAAAAAGATTTTTTTCAATATCGGGAAAATTTAATGCTGAAAAGGGCCATTGAACGTGATTTAGAGATTATTGGGGAAGCAATGAACAGGATTCTGAAAAGAGATCGTTCATTGGAAAATCAGATTTCCAATGCAAAAGCAATTATAGGATTGCGAAATCAGGTGATACACGCTTATGATAACCTTTCCGATGAAAATATCTGGTCTGTTTTGATAAACCATCTTCCGGAACTTAAAAGAGAAGTTGATCGCCTGATTCTTCAAAACTAA
- the pyrF gene encoding orotidine-5'-phosphate decarboxylase, giving the protein MTTQKLLDQIRRKKSFLCVGLDVDLQKIPGHLLEEEDPIFAFNKAIIDATHHAAVAYKPNIAFYEACGVKGWKALRKTIDYLNENYPDVFTIADAKRGDIGNTSAMYAKAFFEDLGFDSVTVAPYMGKDSVEPFLSFEDKHTILLALTSNEGAFDFQTRDSDGRELYKRVLETSRQWENSKNLMYVAGATKAEYLTDIRKIIPDSFLLVPGIGAQGGSLEDVCKYGMTKDVGLLVNSARAIIYASRGKDFAEAAKSEAEKIQHQMAAVMDTAM; this is encoded by the coding sequence ATGACAACACAAAAATTACTGGACCAGATACGTCGGAAAAAATCTTTTCTCTGTGTAGGGCTGGATGTGGACCTGCAAAAAATACCCGGGCATTTACTGGAAGAAGAAGACCCGATATTTGCCTTCAACAAGGCGATCATTGATGCTACCCACCACGCAGCCGTGGCCTACAAACCCAATATTGCTTTTTACGAAGCCTGTGGCGTAAAAGGCTGGAAGGCCCTTCGGAAAACCATCGATTACCTGAATGAGAATTACCCGGATGTGTTTACCATAGCCGATGCCAAAAGGGGAGATATAGGCAATACCTCGGCCATGTATGCCAAGGCATTTTTCGAAGATCTGGGCTTCGATTCTGTTACGGTGGCCCCCTATATGGGAAAGGATTCCGTAGAACCTTTTTTGTCTTTTGAGGATAAACACACCATCCTGCTGGCCCTCACCTCCAATGAAGGCGCTTTTGATTTCCAGACCAGGGATTCCGATGGCAGGGAGTTGTATAAACGTGTGCTGGAAACTTCCCGGCAATGGGAAAACAGTAAAAACCTGATGTATGTGGCCGGGGCGACGAAGGCGGAATACCTGACGGATATCCGTAAGATCATACCGGACAGTTTTCTGCTTGTGCCCGGTATAGGCGCACAGGGGGGAAGCCTGGAAGATGTCTGTAAATACGGAATGACCAAAGATGTAGGCCTGCTGGTCAATTCGGCGAGGGCGATCATATATGCATCAAGGGGAAAGGACTTTGCCGAAGCCGCAAAATCCGAAGCGGAGAAAATACAGCATCAGATGGCCGCTGTCATGGACACCGCTATGTAA
- a CDS encoding AIR synthase related protein has translation MSASVSKRYAQRGVSASKEDVHNAIKNIDKGLFPKAFCKIVPDHLTADEASCLVMHADGAGTKSSLAYMYWKETGDLSVWKGIAQDALIMNIDDLLCVGATDNILLSSTIGRNKNRVPGEVISAIINGTEELVSELGKFGVAIHSTGGETADVGDLVRTIIVDSTVTARMKRKDVIDNANIRAGDVIVGLASFGKATYEKEYNGGMGSNGLTSARHDVFAKYLAEKYPESYDPSVPGDLVYSGGVKLTDPVEGSPLDAGKLVLSPTRTYAPVIKKVLEKYTAEDIHGMVHCSGGAQTKILHFIDDLHVVKDSLFEVSPLFKLIQQQSGTDWKEMYQVFNCGHRMELYVDEKIAEDIIAISKSFDVDAKVVGRVEASDRKKLTIRSEFGEFEY, from the coding sequence ATGAGTGCTTCGGTAAGCAAGAGATATGCCCAGAGAGGGGTTTCGGCCTCCAAGGAAGATGTGCACAATGCCATAAAAAACATAGATAAGGGACTTTTCCCGAAAGCCTTTTGCAAAATAGTGCCCGATCACCTCACTGCTGATGAGGCCAGCTGTCTCGTCATGCATGCCGATGGTGCGGGGACCAAGTCGTCCCTGGCGTATATGTACTGGAAGGAAACCGGAGATCTGTCGGTCTGGAAAGGTATTGCACAGGATGCCCTTATCATGAATATAGACGACCTGTTGTGTGTAGGTGCTACGGACAATATTTTATTGTCTTCCACCATAGGGAGAAACAAAAACCGGGTTCCCGGGGAAGTGATCTCCGCGATCATCAACGGTACCGAAGAACTGGTCTCCGAACTGGGAAAATTCGGCGTAGCGATTCATTCCACCGGCGGGGAAACCGCAGATGTGGGCGACCTGGTACGTACCATTATCGTGGATTCTACAGTTACCGCCAGGATGAAGCGAAAGGATGTTATAGACAATGCGAATATCAGGGCCGGGGATGTTATTGTAGGACTGGCTTCCTTCGGGAAGGCCACCTACGAAAAAGAATACAACGGCGGGATGGGAAGTAACGGACTTACGTCGGCAAGGCATGACGTGTTTGCCAAATACCTTGCCGAAAAATACCCGGAAAGCTACGATCCGTCCGTTCCCGGAGATCTTGTGTATTCGGGTGGTGTGAAACTTACTGACCCGGTGGAAGGCTCACCCCTTGATGCGGGCAAACTGGTGCTGTCGCCCACAAGGACGTATGCCCCCGTAATAAAAAAAGTGCTGGAAAAATATACGGCAGAAGATATACACGGCATGGTACATTGCAGTGGCGGGGCACAGACCAAGATACTCCATTTTATAGACGATCTTCACGTTGTCAAGGACAGCCTTTTTGAAGTATCGCCGCTGTTTAAGCTGATACAACAACAGTCGGGAACAGACTGGAAGGAAATGTACCAGGTGTTCAACTGCGGACACCGTATGGAACTGTATGTGGATGAAAAGATTGCCGAAGATATTATTGCGATTTCAAAATCATTTGATGTTGATGCAAAGGTTGTGGGCCGGGTGGAAGCGTCAGATCGCAAAAAACTTACCATACGAAGTGAATTCGGGGAGTTCGAATATTAA
- a CDS encoding nucleotidyltransferase family protein produces the protein MKLIENHIENLKKLCNKYHVDKMYLFGSALTSDFNSNSDIDFLVRFKPIDLINYFENYMAFKENLKKLLGREIDLVEEQTLKNPILINSINKNKELIYG, from the coding sequence ATGAAACTGATTGAAAATCATATTGAGAACTTGAAAAAGCTTTGCAATAAATATCACGTAGATAAAATGTATCTTTTTGGCTCTGCACTCACATCCGATTTTAATTCCAATAGCGATATTGATTTTTTGGTGAGATTTAAACCGATCGACTTGATCAATTATTTTGAAAATTATATGGCTTTCAAGGAAAATCTGAAAAAATTGCTAGGGCGGGAAATTGATCTGGTGGAAGAACAAACCTTAAAAAACCCTATACTGATCAATTCAATTAATAAAAATAAAGAATTGATTTATGGATGA
- a CDS encoding TolC family protein encodes MNKNNITHYGKTSLVGIFALATLYSCVPALETVQEDTAVPVQYADQPKDSLNSARIKWQDYFTDPYLDTLIDTALKNNQELNITLQELEIARNEVRARKGEYLPFIGLKGAAGVDKKARYTSRGASEATTDIRPGEEMPEPLQDYLVGAYASWEVDIWGKLHNAKKAAISRYLSTVEGKNFVVTNLIAEIANSYYELLALDNQLDIVKQNIAIQTNALKIVRIQKEAARVNELAVRKFEAEVLHTRSLQYDIRQKITETENRINFLVGRYPQHVRRDPDAFDNLIPDDIHSGLPSQLLENRPDVKQAELELAAAKLDIKVAKARFYPSLGISANIGYRAFNPKYLLNTPESLLYSLTGDLTAPLINRNAIKAAYYNANAKQIQAVYNYERTILNAYIEVANQLSKIGNLEKSYTLKSKEVDALTASIAISNILFKSARADYMEVLLTQRDALESRFELVETKMQQMNAMVNMYRALGGGWN; translated from the coding sequence ATGAATAAAAACAATATAACACACTATGGTAAAACATCTTTGGTTGGGATTTTTGCATTGGCCACACTGTATTCCTGTGTTCCCGCTTTAGAAACCGTACAGGAAGATACGGCGGTTCCGGTTCAGTATGCAGATCAACCAAAAGACAGTTTAAATTCGGCCCGGATAAAATGGCAGGACTATTTTACCGATCCGTACCTCGACACCCTGATTGATACGGCGCTGAAAAACAACCAGGAGCTCAATATCACGTTACAGGAACTGGAGATCGCCAGGAACGAAGTAAGGGCGAGAAAAGGCGAATACCTGCCGTTTATTGGTCTGAAAGGTGCCGCTGGGGTTGACAAAAAAGCCCGGTACACCAGCCGGGGGGCCAGTGAAGCCACTACCGACATCAGGCCCGGGGAGGAAATGCCCGAGCCCCTGCAGGACTACCTGGTGGGCGCCTATGCTTCGTGGGAGGTAGATATCTGGGGGAAACTGCACAATGCCAAAAAAGCAGCCATAAGCCGGTATTTATCTACTGTTGAAGGCAAAAACTTTGTGGTTACCAACCTGATCGCCGAAATTGCCAATTCCTATTACGAATTGCTGGCACTGGACAATCAGCTGGATATCGTTAAACAGAATATTGCCATCCAGACCAATGCCCTGAAAATTGTGAGGATACAGAAAGAAGCCGCCCGCGTCAACGAACTGGCTGTGCGTAAATTCGAGGCAGAGGTACTCCACACCAGGAGCCTTCAGTACGATATCCGGCAGAAGATCACGGAAACGGAGAACAGGATCAACTTCCTGGTAGGCCGGTATCCGCAGCATGTCCGCAGAGATCCGGATGCTTTCGACAACCTGATCCCCGACGACATCCATTCGGGTCTGCCGTCACAACTGCTGGAAAACCGTCCGGACGTGAAACAGGCCGAACTGGAACTGGCTGCGGCCAAACTGGACATCAAGGTGGCCAAAGCCCGTTTTTACCCTTCCCTGGGAATTTCCGCCAATATAGGCTACCGGGCATTTAACCCGAAATACCTGCTGAACACGCCCGAATCGCTGCTCTATTCCCTCACCGGGGACCTGACGGCACCATTGATCAACAGGAATGCCATAAAGGCTGCGTATTACAATGCCAATGCAAAGCAGATACAGGCAGTCTACAATTATGAGCGGACCATTCTGAATGCCTATATTGAAGTGGCCAATCAGTTGTCTAAGATCGGTAACCTCGAAAAAAGCTACACCCTCAAATCGAAGGAAGTAGATGCGCTTACCGCATCCATCGCTATTTCCAACATCCTTTTCAAATCGGCCCGGGCCGATTATATGGAAGTATTGCTGACCCAGCGGGATGCCCTGGAATCGAGGTTTGAGCTCGTTGAAACCAAAATGCAGCAGATGAATGCCATGGTGAACATGTACCGGGCACTGGGCGGCGGATGGAATTAA
- a CDS encoding ABC transporter substrate-binding protein: MTCKDQIQRELVLKETPRRIISLVPSQTELLYDLGLEDKVVGITKFCVHPYHFKSLKTIVGGTKKVKTERIKALSPDIILCNKEENTREMVEELEEIAPVHVSDVYTIGDSLELIRQYGEILSCRTEASGIVHKIQFRLTDFQKYIHDKPELKVAYFIWRNPWMVAGKHTFIDHLLTLNRFRNIYADKERYPEVELKKIRMDGDPDLVFLSSEPYPFKDEHAFEVGRFTHRAKTVFVDGEMFSWYGSRLAKAFDYFKQLRDRLEN, translated from the coding sequence TTGACCTGTAAGGACCAAATACAACGGGAACTGGTATTGAAAGAAACACCGCGACGTATCATATCACTGGTGCCCTCCCAGACCGAATTGTTGTACGACCTCGGACTGGAAGACAAGGTGGTGGGCATTACGAAGTTTTGCGTTCATCCGTATCATTTTAAATCCCTCAAAACTATTGTGGGAGGGACTAAAAAGGTGAAAACGGAGCGGATAAAGGCGTTATCCCCAGACATTATTCTGTGCAATAAAGAAGAAAACACCCGGGAAATGGTGGAGGAACTGGAAGAAATAGCTCCGGTGCATGTTTCTGATGTTTATACTATAGGTGATTCCCTTGAGTTGATCAGGCAATACGGGGAAATCCTTTCCTGTCGGACAGAAGCTTCCGGGATCGTACATAAAATACAATTCCGATTAACCGATTTTCAGAAATACATTCACGATAAACCCGAGCTAAAGGTCGCCTATTTCATCTGGCGAAACCCCTGGATGGTGGCCGGGAAACACACCTTTATAGATCACCTGCTGACATTGAACCGCTTCCGGAATATCTACGCAGATAAGGAACGCTACCCGGAGGTGGAACTGAAAAAAATACGCATGGATGGTGATCCCGACCTGGTGTTCCTGTCTTCGGAACCCTATCCGTTCAAGGACGAACATGCCTTTGAGGTGGGGCGGTTTACTCACCGTGCCAAAACGGTTTTTGTTGACGGGGAAATGTTCAGTTGGTACGGCTCCCGCCTGGCAAAGGCTTTTGACTATTTTAAACAGTTGCGGGACAGGCTTGAAAATTAA
- the prfA gene encoding peptide chain release factor 1: MLDRLNVVKQRFDEVSDLIIQPDIIADQKRYVQLNKEYKDLRAIVEKREEYKTVLDNIAEAEEIIADGTDAEMVEMARMQLEEAREKLPAMEEEIKYLLIPKDPEDTKNAMMEIRAGTGGDEASIFAGDLYRMYTKFCEGRGWKVNVVDFNEGTSGGFKEIIFEVNGEEVYGTLKFEAGVHRVQRVPQTETQGRVHTSAATVMVLPEAEEFDVELDMSDVKIIRTTSTGPGGQSVNTTYSAIQLQHLPTGIEVRCQDEKSQHKNLEKAIKVLRSRLYERELVKKQEEDAAKRKSMVSSGDRSAKIRTYNYPQGRVTDHRIGLTLYDLQNIINGDIEKISEELKLAENTEKLKASEVF, from the coding sequence ATGTTAGACCGATTAAACGTAGTAAAACAACGATTTGATGAGGTATCGGACCTTATCATTCAGCCCGATATCATTGCGGACCAGAAGCGGTATGTGCAGTTGAACAAGGAATACAAGGACCTGAGGGCCATTGTTGAAAAACGCGAGGAATACAAGACCGTATTGGACAATATCGCTGAGGCCGAAGAGATCATTGCAGACGGGACCGATGCGGAAATGGTGGAGATGGCCAGGATGCAACTGGAAGAGGCCAGGGAAAAACTCCCTGCGATGGAGGAAGAAATAAAATACCTTCTCATCCCAAAAGACCCGGAAGACACCAAGAATGCCATGATGGAGATCCGTGCAGGTACCGGAGGGGACGAAGCTTCCATTTTTGCGGGTGATCTGTACCGGATGTACACCAAATTTTGCGAAGGCAGGGGATGGAAAGTGAATGTGGTGGATTTTAACGAGGGGACTTCCGGCGGGTTCAAGGAAATTATTTTTGAAGTCAATGGCGAAGAGGTATACGGTACCCTGAAATTTGAAGCCGGGGTGCATCGTGTACAGCGTGTACCGCAAACCGAAACCCAGGGCAGGGTGCACACCTCTGCGGCAACCGTAATGGTACTTCCCGAAGCCGAAGAGTTTGATGTGGAACTGGACATGAGCGATGTAAAGATTATCCGGACCACCTCTACCGGGCCCGGCGGACAATCGGTAAACACCACCTATTCCGCTATCCAGTTACAACACCTCCCTACGGGCATTGAAGTGCGGTGCCAGGACGAAAAATCACAGCACAAGAACCTGGAAAAGGCCATTAAGGTGCTCCGTTCCCGTTTGTATGAAAGGGAACTTGTCAAAAAACAGGAAGAAGACGCGGCCAAAAGGAAAAGTATGGTGTCCAGCGGAGACCGCAGTGCCAAGATACGGACGTACAACTATCCCCAGGGCAGGGTAACCGACCACAGGATAGGGCTCACACTTTACGACCTGCAAAATATCATAAACGGAGATATCGAAAAGATCAGTGAGGAACTGAAACTTGCGGAAAATACCGAAAAGCTGAAAGCAAGCGAAGTGTTTTGA